From Ficedula albicollis isolate OC2 chromosome 5, FicAlb1.5, whole genome shotgun sequence, one genomic window encodes:
- the KLC1 gene encoding kinesin light chain 1 isoform X6, with amino-acid sequence MYENMSTMVYLKEEKLEKLTQDEIIAKTKQVINGLEALKNEHNSILQSLLETLKCLKKDDETNLVEEKSNMIRKSLEMLELGLSEAQVMMALSNHLNAVESEKQKLRAQVRRLCQENQWLRDELANTQQKLQKSEQSVAQLEEEKKHLEFMNQLKKYDDDISPSEDKDTDSTKEPLDDLFPNDEDDQGQGIQQQHSSAAAAAQQGGYEIPARLRTLHNLVIQYASQGRYEVAVPLCKQALEDLEKTSGHDHPDVATMLNILALVYRDQNKYKDAANLLNDALAIREKTLGKDHPAVAATLNNLAVLYGKRGKYKEAEPLCKRALEIREKVLGKDHPDVAKQLNNLALLCQNQGKYEEVEYYYQRALEIYQTKLGPDDPNVAKTKNNLASCYLKQGKFKQAETLYKEILTRAHEREFGSVDDENKPIWMHAEEREECKGKQKDGTSFGEYGGWYKACKVDSPTVTTTLKNLGALYRRQGKFEAAETLEEAAMRSRKQGLDNVHKQRVAEVLNDPESMEKRRSRESLNVDVVKYESGPDGGEEA; translated from the exons ATGTATGAAAACATGTCCACAATGGTGTATTTAAAGGAAGAGAAGTTGGAGAAGCTTACTCAAGATGAAATCATTGCCAAAACTAAGCAAGTGATTAATGGACTAGAGGCACTGAAGAATGAACACAATTCAATTTTACAGAGCTTActtgaaacactgaaatgtttgaAGAAAGATGATGAAACTAATCTGgttgaagaaaaatcaaacatgaTTCGAAAGTCACTGGAAATGCTGGAGCTTGGCCTTAGTGAAGCACAG GTAATGATGGCCTTGTCAAATCACTTAAATGCAGTGGAAtcagagaagcagaaattgCGGGCTCAGGTTCGCCGGCTATGCCAGGAGAATCAGTGGCTACGGGATGAACTAGCCAATACCCAGCAGAAACTACAGAAAAGTGAGCAGTCTGTAGCtcagctggaggaagaaaagaaacatctaGAATTCATgaatcagttaaaaaaatacgATGATGATATTTCACCATCA GAGGATAAAGATACGGATTCCACCAAAGAGCCTTTGGATGATCTGTTTCCCAATGATGAAGATGACCAAGGACAAGGAA TTCAACAGCAGCatagcagtgcagcagctgctgcccagcaagGTGGCTATGAAATTCCAGCAAGATTACGGACCCTACATAATCTTGTTATCCAGTATGCTTCCCAAGGTAGATATGAGGTTGCTGTACCTCTCTGTAAACAAGCTCTTGAAGATCTGGAGAAGACTTCGGGTCATGACCATCCTGATGTTGCCACTATGTTGAACATACTTGCTTTGGTGTACAG AGACCAGAACAAATACAAAGATGCAGCAAATCTCTTGAATGATGCCTTGGCCATCCGTGAAAAGACTTTGGGCAAAGATCATCCAGCG GTGGCAGCAACTCTTAACAATCTTGCAGTACTTTATGGTAAACGGGGAAAGTACAAAGAAGCAGAACCGTTGTGTAAGCGAGCTCTGGAAATCAGAGAAAAG GTCCTGGGGAAAGATCACCCTGATGTTGCCAAGCAATTAAATAACTTGGCTTTGCTATGCCAGAACCAGGGTAAATACGAGGAGGTTGAATATTACTATCAGAGGGCACTTGAAATCTACCAAACTAAGCTGGGACCAGATGATCCAAATGTTgcaaaaacaaagaacaatCTG GCATCCTGCTATCTAAAACAGGGCAAGTTTAAGCAAGCGGAAACTTTATACAAAGAGATTCTTACTCGCGCTCATGAACGGGAATTTGGCTCTGTAGATG ATGAAAATAAGCCTATCTGGATGCATgcagaagagagggaagaatgCAAA ggaaagcaaaaagatGGCACGTCTTTTGGAGAATATGGTGGCTGGTACAAAGCTTGCAAAGTTGACAG TCCAACAGTAACAACTACTTTAAAGAACCTTGGGGCACTTTACAGACGACAGGGCAAATTTGAAGCTGCTGAAACATTAGAAGAGGCAGCAATGAGATCTCGTAAACAG GGTCTTGACAATGTTCACAAACAGAGAGTGGCCGAGGTGCTGAACGACCCTGAGAGCATGGAGAAGCGGCGGAGCAGAGAGAGCCTCAACGTGGATGTGGTAAAGTACGAGAGTGGCCCTGATGGCGGCGAGGAA
- the KLC1 gene encoding kinesin light chain 1 isoform X4 — MYENMSTMVYLKEEKLEKLTQDEIIAKTKQVINGLEALKNEHNSILQSLLETLKCLKKDDETNLVEEKSNMIRKSLEMLELGLSEAQVMMALSNHLNAVESEKQKLRAQVRRLCQENQWLRDELANTQQKLQKSEQSVAQLEEEKKHLEFMNQLKKYDDDISPSEDKDTDSTKEPLDDLFPNDEDDQGQGIQQQHSSAAAAAQQGGYEIPARLRTLHNLVIQYASQGRYEVAVPLCKQALEDLEKTSGHDHPDVATMLNILALVYRDQNKYKDAANLLNDALAIREKTLGKDHPAVAATLNNLAVLYGKRGKYKEAEPLCKRALEIREKVLGKDHPDVAKQLNNLALLCQNQGKYEEVEYYYQRALEIYQTKLGPDDPNVAKTKNNLASCYLKQGKFKQAETLYKEILTRAHEREFGSVDDENKPIWMHAEEREECKGKQKDGTSFGEYGGWYKACKVDSPTVTTTLKNLGALYRRQGKFEAAETLEEAAMRSRKQGLDNVHKQRVAEVLNDPESMEKRRSRESLNVDVVKYESGPDGGEEVSMSVEWNGDGTGSLKRSGSFSKLRASLRRSSEKLVRKLKGGNSRDSEPKNPGNEIIV, encoded by the exons ATGTATGAAAACATGTCCACAATGGTGTATTTAAAGGAAGAGAAGTTGGAGAAGCTTACTCAAGATGAAATCATTGCCAAAACTAAGCAAGTGATTAATGGACTAGAGGCACTGAAGAATGAACACAATTCAATTTTACAGAGCTTActtgaaacactgaaatgtttgaAGAAAGATGATGAAACTAATCTGgttgaagaaaaatcaaacatgaTTCGAAAGTCACTGGAAATGCTGGAGCTTGGCCTTAGTGAAGCACAG GTAATGATGGCCTTGTCAAATCACTTAAATGCAGTGGAAtcagagaagcagaaattgCGGGCTCAGGTTCGCCGGCTATGCCAGGAGAATCAGTGGCTACGGGATGAACTAGCCAATACCCAGCAGAAACTACAGAAAAGTGAGCAGTCTGTAGCtcagctggaggaagaaaagaaacatctaGAATTCATgaatcagttaaaaaaatacgATGATGATATTTCACCATCA GAGGATAAAGATACGGATTCCACCAAAGAGCCTTTGGATGATCTGTTTCCCAATGATGAAGATGACCAAGGACAAGGAA TTCAACAGCAGCatagcagtgcagcagctgctgcccagcaagGTGGCTATGAAATTCCAGCAAGATTACGGACCCTACATAATCTTGTTATCCAGTATGCTTCCCAAGGTAGATATGAGGTTGCTGTACCTCTCTGTAAACAAGCTCTTGAAGATCTGGAGAAGACTTCGGGTCATGACCATCCTGATGTTGCCACTATGTTGAACATACTTGCTTTGGTGTACAG AGACCAGAACAAATACAAAGATGCAGCAAATCTCTTGAATGATGCCTTGGCCATCCGTGAAAAGACTTTGGGCAAAGATCATCCAGCG GTGGCAGCAACTCTTAACAATCTTGCAGTACTTTATGGTAAACGGGGAAAGTACAAAGAAGCAGAACCGTTGTGTAAGCGAGCTCTGGAAATCAGAGAAAAG GTCCTGGGGAAAGATCACCCTGATGTTGCCAAGCAATTAAATAACTTGGCTTTGCTATGCCAGAACCAGGGTAAATACGAGGAGGTTGAATATTACTATCAGAGGGCACTTGAAATCTACCAAACTAAGCTGGGACCAGATGATCCAAATGTTgcaaaaacaaagaacaatCTG GCATCCTGCTATCTAAAACAGGGCAAGTTTAAGCAAGCGGAAACTTTATACAAAGAGATTCTTACTCGCGCTCATGAACGGGAATTTGGCTCTGTAGATG ATGAAAATAAGCCTATCTGGATGCATgcagaagagagggaagaatgCAAA ggaaagcaaaaagatGGCACGTCTTTTGGAGAATATGGTGGCTGGTACAAAGCTTGCAAAGTTGACAG TCCAACAGTAACAACTACTTTAAAGAACCTTGGGGCACTTTACAGACGACAGGGCAAATTTGAAGCTGCTGAAACATTAGAAGAGGCAGCAATGAGATCTCGTAAACAG GGTCTTGACAATGTTCACAAACAGAGAGTGGCCGAGGTGCTGAACGACCCTGAGAGCATGGAGAAGCGGCGGAGCAGAGAGAGCCTCAACGTGGATGTGGTAAAGTACGAGAGTGGCCCTGATGGCGGCGAGGAAGTGAGTATGAGCGTAGAGTGGAACGGG
- the KLC1 gene encoding kinesin light chain 1 isoform X5, which produces MYENMSTMVYLKEEKLEKLTQDEIIAKTKQVINGLEALKNEHNSILQSLLETLKCLKKDDETNLVEEKSNMIRKSLEMLELGLSEAQVMMALSNHLNAVESEKQKLRAQVRRLCQENQWLRDELANTQQKLQKSEQSVAQLEEEKKHLEFMNQLKKYDDDISPSEDKDTDSTKEPLDDLFPNDEDDQGQGIQQQHSSAAAAAQQGGYEIPARLRTLHNLVIQYASQGRYEVAVPLCKQALEDLEKTSGHDHPDVATMLNILALVYRDQNKYKDAANLLNDALAIREKTLGKDHPAVAATLNNLAVLYGKRGKYKEAEPLCKRALEIREKVLGKDHPDVAKQLNNLALLCQNQGKYEEVEYYYQRALEIYQTKLGPDDPNVAKTKNNLASCYLKQGKFKQAETLYKEILTRAHEREFGSVDDENKPIWMHAEEREECKGKQKDGTSFGEYGGWYKACKVDSPTVTTTLKNLGALYRRQGKFEAAETLEEAAMRSRKQGLDNVHKQRVAEVLNDPESMEKRRSRESLNVDVVKYESGPDGGEEVSMSVEWNGA; this is translated from the exons ATGTATGAAAACATGTCCACAATGGTGTATTTAAAGGAAGAGAAGTTGGAGAAGCTTACTCAAGATGAAATCATTGCCAAAACTAAGCAAGTGATTAATGGACTAGAGGCACTGAAGAATGAACACAATTCAATTTTACAGAGCTTActtgaaacactgaaatgtttgaAGAAAGATGATGAAACTAATCTGgttgaagaaaaatcaaacatgaTTCGAAAGTCACTGGAAATGCTGGAGCTTGGCCTTAGTGAAGCACAG GTAATGATGGCCTTGTCAAATCACTTAAATGCAGTGGAAtcagagaagcagaaattgCGGGCTCAGGTTCGCCGGCTATGCCAGGAGAATCAGTGGCTACGGGATGAACTAGCCAATACCCAGCAGAAACTACAGAAAAGTGAGCAGTCTGTAGCtcagctggaggaagaaaagaaacatctaGAATTCATgaatcagttaaaaaaatacgATGATGATATTTCACCATCA GAGGATAAAGATACGGATTCCACCAAAGAGCCTTTGGATGATCTGTTTCCCAATGATGAAGATGACCAAGGACAAGGAA TTCAACAGCAGCatagcagtgcagcagctgctgcccagcaagGTGGCTATGAAATTCCAGCAAGATTACGGACCCTACATAATCTTGTTATCCAGTATGCTTCCCAAGGTAGATATGAGGTTGCTGTACCTCTCTGTAAACAAGCTCTTGAAGATCTGGAGAAGACTTCGGGTCATGACCATCCTGATGTTGCCACTATGTTGAACATACTTGCTTTGGTGTACAG AGACCAGAACAAATACAAAGATGCAGCAAATCTCTTGAATGATGCCTTGGCCATCCGTGAAAAGACTTTGGGCAAAGATCATCCAGCG GTGGCAGCAACTCTTAACAATCTTGCAGTACTTTATGGTAAACGGGGAAAGTACAAAGAAGCAGAACCGTTGTGTAAGCGAGCTCTGGAAATCAGAGAAAAG GTCCTGGGGAAAGATCACCCTGATGTTGCCAAGCAATTAAATAACTTGGCTTTGCTATGCCAGAACCAGGGTAAATACGAGGAGGTTGAATATTACTATCAGAGGGCACTTGAAATCTACCAAACTAAGCTGGGACCAGATGATCCAAATGTTgcaaaaacaaagaacaatCTG GCATCCTGCTATCTAAAACAGGGCAAGTTTAAGCAAGCGGAAACTTTATACAAAGAGATTCTTACTCGCGCTCATGAACGGGAATTTGGCTCTGTAGATG ATGAAAATAAGCCTATCTGGATGCATgcagaagagagggaagaatgCAAA ggaaagcaaaaagatGGCACGTCTTTTGGAGAATATGGTGGCTGGTACAAAGCTTGCAAAGTTGACAG TCCAACAGTAACAACTACTTTAAAGAACCTTGGGGCACTTTACAGACGACAGGGCAAATTTGAAGCTGCTGAAACATTAGAAGAGGCAGCAATGAGATCTCGTAAACAG GGTCTTGACAATGTTCACAAACAGAGAGTGGCCGAGGTGCTGAACGACCCTGAGAGCATGGAGAAGCGGCGGAGCAGAGAGAGCCTCAACGTGGATGTGGTAAAGTACGAGAGTGGCCCTGATGGCGGCGAGGAAGTGAGTATGAGCGTAGAGTGGAACGGG